A genomic stretch from Bos javanicus breed banteng chromosome 29, ARS-OSU_banteng_1.0, whole genome shotgun sequence includes:
- the DRAP1 gene encoding dr1-associated corepressor isoform X1 yields the protein MPSKKKKYNARFPPARIKKIMQTDEEIGKVAAAVPVIISRALELFLESLLKKACQVTQSRNAKTMTTSHLKQCIELEQQFDFLKDLVASVPDMQGDGEDNHMDGDKGPRRGRKSGSSGRKNGGMGSKGKDKKLSGTDSEQEDESEDTDSDGEEETPQVPPQASHPPAHFQSPPTPFMPFTSTLPVPPAPPGASAPDAEEEEDYDS from the exons ATGCCGAGCAAGAAGAAGAAGTACAACGCGCGGTTCCCGCCG GCACGAATCAAGAAGATCATGCAGACGGATGAAGAGATTGGGAAGGTGGCGGCGGCCGTGCCTGTCATCATCT CTCGGGCGCTCGAGCTTTTCTTGGAGTCCCTGTTGAAGAAAGCCTGCCAAGTGACCCAGTCCCGAAACGCCAAGACCATGACTACATCCCACCT gaagcagtGCATTGAGCTGGAGCAGCAGTTTGACTTCTTGAAGGACCTGGTGGCATCTGTGCCTGACATGCAGGGGGATGGAGAAGACAACCACATGGATGGGGACAAGGGTCCCCGCAG GGGCCGCAAGTCAGGCAGCAGTGGCCGGAAGAACGGTGGGATGGGAAGCAAAGGCAAGGACAAGAAGCTGTCAGGGACGGACtcagagcaggag GATGAATCTGAGGATACAGACAGTGACGGAGAAGAGGAGACACCACAGGTCCCACCCCAGGCCAGCCACCCCCCTGCCCACTTTCAGAG CCCCCCGACACCCTTCATGCCCTTCACCTCGACCCTGCCTGTGCCCCCAGCACCCCCGGGCGCCTCAGCACCTGAcgcagaggaagaagaggattATGACTCCTAG
- the DRAP1 gene encoding dr1-associated corepressor isoform X2, with protein MPSKKKKYNARFPPARIKKIMQTDEEIGKVAAAVPVIISRALELFLESLLKKACQVTQSRNAKTMTTSHLKQCIELEQQFDFLKDLVASVPDMQGDGEDNHMDGDKGPRRMNLRIQTVTEKRRHHRSHPRPATPLPTFRAPRHPSCPSPRPCLCPQHPRAPQHLTQRKKRIMTPSALCPPGHTPFGLF; from the exons ATGCCGAGCAAGAAGAAGAAGTACAACGCGCGGTTCCCGCCG GCACGAATCAAGAAGATCATGCAGACGGATGAAGAGATTGGGAAGGTGGCGGCGGCCGTGCCTGTCATCATCT CTCGGGCGCTCGAGCTTTTCTTGGAGTCCCTGTTGAAGAAAGCCTGCCAAGTGACCCAGTCCCGAAACGCCAAGACCATGACTACATCCCACCT gaagcagtGCATTGAGCTGGAGCAGCAGTTTGACTTCTTGAAGGACCTGGTGGCATCTGTGCCTGACATGCAGGGGGATGGAGAAGACAACCACATGGATGGGGACAAGGGTCCCCGCAG GATGAATCTGAGGATACAGACAGTGACGGAGAAGAGGAGACACCACAGGTCCCACCCCAGGCCAGCCACCCCCCTGCCCACTTTCAGAG CCCCCCGACACCCTTCATGCCCTTCACCTCGACCCTGCCTGTGCCCCCAGCACCCCCGGGCGCCTCAGCACCTGAcgcagaggaagaagaggattATGACTCCTAGCGCCCTCTGCCCCCCAGGCCACACCCCCTTTGGTTTGTTTTAG